The genomic DNA AAATAGACGGAAATGGATTGATTCTAGCAACCGGAACACAAATCAGAGGGTGAACCTTGCTAACTGATAAGCCATTACCTTCTTCCATGTTCACAGTAGTATTACTATTACACGGTTCATCCCCTACTACATTCCATTCAAAGCATTGTATCATTGCTGCTATGGTTGTTTGGACGACCTTCAATGCCAGTGTAGATCCTGGACATACTCTTCGCCCGGTTCCAAAAGGCAGTAGCTGAAAATGCTGTCCTCGAACATCTACCTGACCTTTCCCAGTCCATTCATTTTCACTACCAGTCATAATAAACCTTTCTGGATTAAATTCAAGTGCATTTTCCCAGTAGTTTGGGTCTCGGCCAAGAGCCCACACATTGACGAATATTTTAGTCTCTGCTGGTATGTAATAGTTCCCAATGGTGCAACCTTCTTTTGCTTTTTTTGGTAATAGTGGATTGGGGGGATGAAGTCTGAGAGCTTCCTTTACGATAGCTTGAAGGTAAGGGAGATTCATAATATCAGACTCTTCGACTAATCTGCTCTTTCCAACAACAGTATCTATCTCCAGTCTAGCTGTCTCCATAATGATTGGATGGTTGATTAGCTCAGCAAGTGCCCATTCAATCAAAGTAGCTGATGTTTCTGTTCCAGCAGCAAACAGATCCTGCATTTTATACCAGGATAACAAAATGACTAATGTTAATCAGTAGTAGTTGGGACTTGGGACAAGTTAAAGTTTACCAGTACAAGAGCCTTTATTTGATCCATGTTCAATTTGAACTCCACGCTGTCATCTTCGGACATATCAAGTAAGATATCAAGAAAGTCCTTCTGTGGATGGCTTCCATCGTCGTTCTCCTGTCTCTTCCTTCTAATTTGACAGTGCTCTTCTATAATCCTCTCAATCAGTTTGTCGTACTTACCACGAGCATTCACTGCCCTCTTCTTTATTCCCTGCAAATCCAAATTCTTGCAAAACCATATACAGTCAGAAAGATTGAACGCCCCTAAAAGATCAGAGGTCTCTTTAATGATATTCCTAATTTCTCCCGCGTCATCATCTTTCTCTGAACACCTCTTCCTCATAACCATGGTCGAAATTACATTGTTAGTAAGCTTTGACAGCACACTTCCAACATCAACTGCCTCGACAGCTCGGGCCTTTTGTAACAAAAAACTCACCATACTCTCAATCTCGTAACGTCTAACTTTGTAATGATGATCTAGAGCTTGACCACCTAGTAGCTCGGAGGCTATTAGTTTCTTTCCAAATTTCCAGTACGGTCCATATTGAGCAAATATAAAATCTTGGTTATGGTAGGTTATGTACTCTGAGGCCACTGTTTCATCCCTCTCTGACAATGTTGCTTCGTGTGTTTTGAGAAACTCTTTGGCCATTTCCGGGGAAGAGACCACGACACTAAAGTATGAGCCAAGAAAGATGTGCATCAAAGGTCCATAACGTTGCGAAAGCTTGTGAAGAGCCTGATGTGGTATAGGAGCCAGGAGGTGAAGATGGCCTATGATTGGAACCCTAAATGGTCCAGGTGGAAGGCTGGACCTGGCTCGAGGTTTTCGAGATTTTAGCAATGCTCTGAGAATTAAAACAGCAGGGATGATCCAAATGAAGAACGTTACTGCAGAGTCTCGAAAATGTGCCATTTTAATTGGACAGAAGATGAACTGATGTAAATGTTGTTAGCATTCAAAGTGCCACTTTATATATACACCATAAAATAAAGACTTAATGACCTTTTCAGTCTCAAAATTGGCTTAATGACCTTTACAGTCTCAAAATTTGCATCAGTGCACTCATAAAACCCTGAAGTTTAAAAACATACCTTTTCAGTCCTCAGATATCCAAAATGTGTTTTTTTATCTTTGGACCGGGAAAAAAACCCGGGTAAAAACCGGCCGATTTAAGGGTAAAAGGTTACGTTTTCAGTACTGAGGGGCGAAAATATACGGTAATAAATTACGGGCTGATGAGTATATTGGTGCAAAGTTTGACGTTTAAAAGGTCATTAAGTCTAAATAAAAGTATTCCTGgtgaattatttttattttctttttgtcTTTGTTAGGtagaaattgacttatcgatgAAAACCGATCCATTTAAATCCGAACCAAAATTGCTTATTGAAAAAACCAAAACCCAACGGACCTTTAGATAATTATAACTTGTCACCATGTAAGCATTTCGATCTACCTAGTGTTTGTTTGTTAGTTTTGATATGTTTTAGTCTGATAAGTTTTGTGGTTTCATATGGATCATGGTTAGGGTAGCTTTTAAAGATGATTATGGTAGTTCTGTTTGTTTGTTATGTgattaattttagtttatttctTGTACTTAAAATTTCATGGTAATCTATGTATTTGTCTTATTTCAGAAAGACAAATAGACTTTACCAATGTGATTTTAAACTTATCTATGTATTTGTTTAACtctaatagttatatttattagTTGACAAATTGTAAAAAGTCGACAAAATATACTTGTACTTATCAgatttaatatataatttaaCTAAACACGCcaatttcataataaatcaaaAGTATGTTTTTTATAATCTTGAATCAAAAGTACTGGaggaacaagttcaaaatttCTTCAAAATAAGCACGAGTACTACATATAACATCAACATTCCACATATCACATATATGCAAGCAAATAAAAGCATAAATATGATGAATATTAAGTAAGGCCATAAATTTTAATATCATTTATCTTCTTCATCTTTTTATTATTGTGTACAGTCATTTGGTTTATTATACAACACAATTATGGTTAGGTAGGTAGCAAGTCGGGTTTCAAGACTATCGGGTGACTTTCTCGTTAACTAGTCGCTGAAAAATCGAGTTTCATGACTCTCGGCATCCACCCGGGGATATTTGTGTTGACTATCTGCTAACTACTCACTCGTCTTTGTGATTAACCGGATCAagatttttaaattcaaaatcgaACCGATGATTTTggttttgaattttaaaaatcgAGGACATGcgattttcattttattcaaaaatagcCTTCAACCGATCCGCGCTCCCCCTAATCAGAATATATAGAATTAAAGACAAAGCCTAAATCGATGGAAAACTGGTAATACAGAACTAGGGCTGTAATTCGATTCGTGCGAGCCGAATTTCGAGCCGGGTGTAACTCGAGCCGAGTTTAATTGAGTCAAGCCGAGCCAACTCGTTTAACTAATTGAGCCTAACCTTTATCCGAACTAGACTCGTTTATTTTCATGAGTCTAGTCGAGCAGCTCATTTAGCTAGACAAGTCGGTTTTAACGAGTCAGACAAACCGACTCGTTTAATTTTACAATAAATCGAGCCTAAACGCTAAACGAATTTAgctcgtttaatttcacgagtcgatTGGAGCCGACCCATTTAATTAAACGACCCGGAATCTCTTCCCGAACTTGAACTCGTTTAAATAAACAAACTGAGCCGAACCTATTAAAACGAGTTCGAACCCGGATCGAATTACAGCCCTAGTAACATAACTTTGTTTATAATCATCCAGTGAATTAGCAGAAAATATATTATACATAGCTTCGAATCGAAGTTCACCTGCAAAAGTCGAATTGGTTGCCAGCAAGCTTCAATTGAACACTTCAAGTTACAGTTGCCCGAGTATCGCCACCCAATGGCCTCTGTGTTTTGAGTTTTTACGAATTTCACTCGCCTAATTGTGAAGCAACCGAGGTAAGCTTAATCGTTTTTCTTGTCTCGTGCGTACATGTTGACAGTAAGATTTTTTTATTGCATTATCATTTATTGAAAGAGTAATGCTACGTATCACCAAGATCCCGAAAATGTTCCCGAATGATAAGTGGCGTCATTTTTATTTGTGGGATTCATTATAACGACGAGAGTCcttatcatttaattattataGAATATACAATAACACGATGACAACTGAGCGGTGGAAAATGCTTTCGAGAACTCTAGCATTTCACTTATCGAAATAACCTAATCATTCTTCCATATGAATGTTGTGTCCGTTATATGCTTCTCCACTTTGTGTCCGTTATTTACTGAGTACGgttgattgattgattgattggACATTTAAATTTTACAGACTGCCTGTAGCCGTATTTCCTTTTAACTTTCCCATGGCCATTTTCCCTTGGTGTTAACGAACACGCGAATCACGACAGTATCATTTTTTAGCATCATAAATTTTCTAGATCAAATTTGAAATTGAAAACATGCCAATTTGATTAAACTAGCATAACAATGTTCACATTTTTTCTTGTATATATAAACTGCATCTGTTCAGGTGCAATCAACACTCTCAGCTCTTCTAAGTTATATTACACATGGCTGATTTTCAAGGTTGGGGAATCATCGTTTTCATTTTGATTATTTCCACTATTATACGAACGATATTGAAAAATCGAACCAGGTCTAGCCTTCCACCTGGTCCTTTTAGGCTTCCAATCATAGGCCATCTTCACCTCCTGACTCCTATACCCCATCAGGCTCTTCACAAGCTCTCGAAACGTTATGGGCCTTTGATGCACATCTTTCTTGGCTCGAACCCTTGTGTCATAATCTCTTCACCTGAAATGGCTAAAGAGTTTCTTAAAACACACGAAGCGTCTTTTTCAGACCGGCCCCAAACTGTGGCCTCAATGCACCTGAGCTATGATTCACAAGACTTTATGTTTGCTCCTTATGGACCATACTGGAAGTTTGTAAAAAAACTATTTATGTCTGATCTTCTTGGAGGTCATACACTGGATCTTCTTCAAAGCGTTAGACGCTATGAGATTCAGAGTATGATCAATGTAATGTTCAAGAAGTCCCTAGCTGGAGAGGCAGTTAATGTTGGAGGTGAGCTTATTAGGCTTACCAACAATGTAATTTCAAGCATGGTAATGCGGAAAAGGTCAGAGAGTGAAGAGGAAGCCGGAGAAGTGAGGAAGTTGATCAAAGAGGTCTTTGATACTTCAGGGATATTTAATCTCTCTGACTTTATATGGTTTTGCAAGAATTTGGATTTGCAAGGAGTGAAGAAGAGTGTAGTGGATGTCCGTGGAAGATACGATAAAATGATGGACAGGATCATAGAGGAGCACAGACATTTGAGGATGAAGAAAAAAGAGGGCAGCAATGAAGCAGATGCACCACCTAAGGACTTTCTTGATACTTTGCTTGATATCTATGAAGACGACAGTTTGGAAATCAAATTGAGCATGGATAAAGTTAAAGCTATCATACTGGTAAACCTCTACTTCCCTAACAACTGCACATTAGTCATATTTCTATATTTTCATTCTCTATTAATTTGAGTATGAACTTTGACCGACAATCTAGGAGTTTAGGACATGATAGAACCTGTGAACGACAATCTAATTGTACCGTGCACGTTGCTTTGGCTGGAGTTTgctcatttttttcattttcaaaaagtTCAATGCGCTTAGACAGCAAGATATTACCCCTGAAATTTGTCCCTGGATACAATGCAGGATATGTTAACTGCTGGAACAGACACGTCAGCTAGCGTGATTGAATGGACACTTGCTGAGCTAATCAACCATCCAATTGTCATGGAGAAAGTTAGACGGGAGATTGATACTGTTGTTGGGAAGAGCAGATTAGTTGAAGAATCAGATATTGTGAATCTCCCGTACCTTCAAGCAATTGTAAAGGAAACTCTCAGACTTCATCCCAGCGGTTCACTAATACCAAGACAAGCAACTGAAGGTTGCAACATTGGGAACTATTACATACCAGCAGAGACTAGAATATTTGTTAACGTATGGGCTCTTGGCCGAGACCCAAACTACTGGAAAAATGCACTTGAATTTAAACCAGAAAGGTTTATTATGACCAGTAATGAATATGAATCTAGCGGAAAGGGTCAAGTAGATGTCAGAGGGCAGCATTTTCAGCTATTGCCATTTGGAAGCGGGAGAAGAGGATGTCCAGGAACTACACTGGCATTGAAGATCATCCAAACAACCGTTGCAGCAATGATACAATGCTTCGAATGGAATGTAGTAGGGAATGAAACGTATAAAAGTATTACTCCCGTGAACATGGAAGAAGGTAAGGCCATAACACTCAGCAGAGCTCACCCCTTGATTTGTGTTCCAGAGGCTAGGCTCAATCCATTTCCGATAATTTAGTAGTCATAATGCTTGTTTTTACCTCTCGATCATGGCAAGTTCCATTTTCTGTAATGTTATCAAGGATTAGAAAGCGCGTCTATGGTTAAACTTAACGCGAGTACTAAACTGACAAATCGTTTTATTAAACCAGCACCTTTCACAACAGAGGATTGACTTACAATTTATTCAATGCTTATTTCTTGGTTAATGAACACTATTGATCAAGAGGTTAAATCAACTATCTCGTTTTACGATGATGCTAAACTCTCGTGGCATGAACTGAAGGCGCGTTTCTCCGTTGTTAATGCTAAATCCTCTACTGAACGGCTACTTGGTAAGTTTTCCGAAATTTCTTGGATCATAGATAGCGGTGCATATAATCATGTGACGGGGGATGAATCATATTTGTTTGATATTCAAAATATCGTGGCATGTCCAGTTGGACTTCCCGATGGTCAAAAATTAATTGCTACTAAAAGAGGAAATGTGAGGCTGTTGGAAGGACTAAATCTTAAAAATGTGTTTTATGTCCCTAAATTACATTGTAACTTAATTGCGGTTACACAACTGATTGACGATATGCACTGTTTTGTACAATTTTCTTCTGATATGTGTGTTATACAAGACCTTCATACGAGGAAGCTGATTGGAACGGGTGAACAGAGAGATGGACTTTATTACTTTCAGAAACCAACAATGTTGCAGGCTATCACAGTGGGGGGCTCTGAATCATTGTTTGGACTTTGGCAGCAAAGTCACTACCTTTTTTACAAAATTCTAGTGATGAATTGAATAAGGCATGTGATGTGTGCCCTCGTGCTAAACATACTCTTGATTCTTTTCCTCTTAGTGATCATAAAGCTTCTCGAATTTTTGAATTGGTTCATTGTCATTTAGGGGATCCTTATAATACACTTTCTTCATGTGGAGCTCGCTATTTTCTAActattgtagatgatttttcgTATCTCTTGATTGATAAATTGGAGGTTTTGGAAAGCTTTATGTCATTTTTTGCTCTGGTTGATCGACAGTTTGGCAAAAATATTAAAAGTGTTGGAAGTGATAATGGGACGAAGTTTAATTGtttgaaaaaatattttctttcaaaagaaattataTTTCAAACATCTTGTGtaggaactccacaacaaaatgatAAAGTTGAACGTAAGCACCGTCATATTCTAACAGTTGCAAGAGCCTTGCGTTTTCAAAGTCATCTTCCCATTTATTTTTGGGGTGAATGTGTATTGACAGCCTGtcatttaataatttaataaatcgAACACCTTCGAGTGTGCTTCAAAATAAAACACCTtatgaaattttatttaataatgtGCCTATTTTTGATGAATTGAGGGTGTTTGGATCATTATGTTATGCTCATAATCAGCAAGCTAAGAGTGATAAATTTGCCAGTTGAAGTCGAAAATGTTTCTTTGTTGGATATCCTTTTGGGAATAAGGGGTGGACACTATATGATATTGAAAATAAAAGTTTTTTTGTTTCTAGGGATGTTAAGTTCTTTGAAAATCAATTCCCTTTTGCTACAAATGATATTATTAGTATTGAAAAGAATTCTGAAAGCATGTATATTGCTAATGATGACCTTGAGTTCAATTTCCCCGGGATCCCGAACTATCCAGTAATGGGCTATAGTTCATACATGAATCAGTTGAGAGTCCAATGACCACCACAGGCCATGAACCACAGTTCAACCCAAATACTGAGCATACTTTAACTACAGAGGAGGAAACAATAATTGCTTTTAATTCTTCTAATGAAACACAAATGGGACGAGGATTCCGTGAAAAGATACCATCTGTCCGGCTTCATGATTATGCAACAAACACTGTGATAGCCGAAGCTCCATCTACTGTCTCTTCCAGTTCACCCGCttcctctctttcctcaggtACCCCTTTTCCTATAACACattatattaattatacaaaATTTTCTGCTGGGTACCAGAAATTTCTTGCAGCTATTACCGCAGGTTGTGAACCGAGATCATTCAAATAAGCTATGAAAGATGAGGGATGACGTCAAGCTATGCAAACGGAAATGCGTGCTTTAGAGGATAACGATACTTCGACTATGGAAAAATTACCACCTGGTAAACGTGCTCTTGGCAGTCAATGGGTCTATAAAAATCAAGTACAACTCTGATGGTAGTGTCAAACGGCTTAAAGCTCATTTAGTTGCTCTTGGTAATCATCAAATATCTGGGATTGATTACAACAAAACCTTTGCACCAGTTGCAAAGATGGTCCCGATTCGTGCTTTCTTAGCCATTGCAGCATCTAAAAATTGGAAGCTGCATCAAATGGACATGCATAATGCTTTTTTGCACGGGGATCTCAACGAGGAAGTATATATGAAGCTTCCACCGGATTTTACATCTTCTCAACCTAATATGGTGTGTCGTCTTCGAAAGTCAATTTATGGCTTGAGACAATCATCACGATGCTGGTTTACTAAGCTAGCCACTACCCTAAAGAAGTATGGTTTTCAACAATCATATGCTGACTATTCGCTCTTTACTTATACCAAAGCAGGTGTCCAAATAAATATTTTGGTGTATGTTGATGATTTAATTATCTATGGTAATGATTCTGTTGCTTTAAAAATTTTTAAGAGCTACTTGAGTAAATGTTTTTACACAAAGGATCTAGGCGTTCTTAAATATTTTCTTGGGATCGAAGTGACACGCAATCCTAATGGTATATTTCTTTGCCAAAAAAATATTCTCTTGATATTATATCGGAAGTTGGCCTTCTCGGTGCCAAGCCTGCTCCTTTTCCCATTGAGCAAAACCACCAGCTTGCTCGTGTTGCAGGAGAACTTTTGTCCAATCCGGAAGCTTATTGTCGTTTGGTTgaccggttaatttatttaacAGTGACGTGTCCAGATTTGGCATACTCTGTACATGTTTTGTCATAATTTTTGCAAGCACTAAGACGAGAACATAGAAGCTGCCTTGCGTGTTGTTCGTTACTTGAAAGGTTTCCCTGGTCAAGGAATTTTACTACAAGCTGATAGTTGCCTCTCTTTAACAGGTTGGTGTGACTCTGACTGGGCAGCGTGACCACTTACTCGTCGATCCCTTACAGGTTGGCTTGTATTTTTGGGTCATTCCCCGATTTCATGGAAAACAAAGAAACAACCTACTGTCACACGTTCTTTGGCAGAGGCTGAATATCGAGCAATGACTTCCCTAACTTGTGAATTGAAATGGTTAAAAGGTCTTCTTCTTAGTTTATGAATCCAACATCCTGCTGTTGGTATGTATTGCGATAGCTAGTCCGCTTTACACATTGCAAAAAATCCCATAGCTCACGAAAGGACAAAGCACTTTGAAGCAGACTGTCACATTATTCGTGATGCTATTTAGGATGACACTATTCTTCCGTCATATGTTCCAACAACAGTCCAGTTGGCGGACATATTCACTAAGCCTTTAGGGACACGTCAATTTCAATTCTTACTTTCCAAGTTGGGCATTTATACTACA from Apium graveolens cultivar Ventura chromosome 5, ASM990537v1, whole genome shotgun sequence includes the following:
- the LOC141723327 gene encoding cytochrome P450 93A3-like is translated as MADFQGWGIIVFILIISTIIRTILKNRTRSSLPPGPFRLPIIGHLHLLTPIPHQALHKLSKRYGPLMHIFLGSNPCVIISSPEMAKEFLKTHEASFSDRPQTVASMHLSYDSQDFMFAPYGPYWKFVKKLFMSDLLGGHTLDLLQSVRRYEIQSMINVMFKKSLAGEAVNVGGELIRLTNNVISSMVMRKRSESEEEAGEVRKLIKEVFDTSGIFNLSDFIWFCKNLDLQGVKKSVVDVRGRYDKMMDRIIEEHRHLRMKKKEGSNEADAPPKDFLDTLLDIYEDDSLEIKLSMDKVKAIILDMLTAGTDTSASVIEWTLAELINHPIVMEKVRREIDTVVGKSRLVEESDIVNLPYLQAIVKETLRLHPSGSLIPRQATEGCNIGNYYIPAETRIFVNVWALGRDPNYWKNALEFKPERFIMTSNEYESSGKGQVDVRGQHFQLLPFGSGRRGCPGTTLALKIIQTTVAAMIQCFEWNVVGNETYKSITPVNMEEGKAITLSRAHPLICVPEARLNPFPII
- the LOC141723434 gene encoding cytochrome P450 93A3-like produces the protein MAHFRDSAVTFFIWIIPAVLILRALLKSRKPRARSSLPPGPFRVPIIGHLHLLAPIPHQALHKLSQRYGPLMHIFLGSYFSVVVSSPEMAKEFLKTHEATLSERDETVASEYITYHNQDFIFAQYGPYWKFGKKLIASELLGGQALDHHYKVRRYEIESMVSFLLQKARAVEAVDVGSVLSKLTNNVISTMVMRKRCSEKDDDAGEIRNIIKETSDLLGAFNLSDCIWFCKNLDLQGIKKRAVNARGKYDKLIERIIEEHCQIRRKRQENDDGSHPQKDFLDILLDMSEDDSVEFKLNMDQIKALVLDLFAAGTETSATLIEWALAELINHPIIMETARLEIDTVVGKSRLVEESDIMNLPYLQAIVKEALRLHPPNPLLPKKAKEGCTIGNYYIPAETKIFVNVWALGRDPNYWENALEFNPERFIMTGSENEWTGKGQVDVRGQHFQLLPFGTGRRVCPGSTLALKVVQTTIAAMIQCFEWNVVGDEPCNSNTTVNMEEGNGLSVSKVHPLICVPVARINPFPSI
- the LOC141661325 gene encoding uncharacterized protein LOC141661325, producing MNTIDQEVKSTISFYDDAKLSWHELKARFSVVNAKSSTERLLGKFSEISWIIDSGAYNHVTGDESYLFDIQNIVACPVGLPDGQKLIATKRGNVRLLEGLNLKNVFYVPKLHCNLIAVTQLIDDMHCFVQFSSDMCVIQDLHTRKLIGTAKSLPFLQNSSDELNKACDVCPRAKHTLDSFPLSDHKASRIFELVHCHLGDPYNTLSSCGARYFLTIVDDFSYLLIDKLEVLESFMSFFALVDRQFGKNIKSVGSDNGTKFNCLKKYFLSKEIIFQTSCVGTPQQNDKVELESPMTTTGHEPQFNPNTEHTLTTEEETIIAFNSSNETQMGRGFREKIPSVRLHDYATNTVIAEAPSTVSSSSPASSLSSVNGSIKIKYNSDGSVKRLKAHLVALGNHQISGIDYNKTFAPVAKMVPIRAFLAIAASKNWKLHQMDMHNAFLHGDLNEEVYMKLPPDFTSSQPNMVCRLRKSIYGLRQSSRCWFTKLATTLKKYGFQQSYADYSLFTYTKAGVQINILVYVDDLIIYGNDSVALKIFKSYLSKCFYTKDLGVLKYFLGIEVTRNPNVGLLGAKPAPFPIEQNHQLARVAGELLSNPEAYCRLVDRLIPIIFTTPLAKSPVGVEKDEDFEFILNLVANLKGVTLRTDDVDNAALFLASDEAKYIRCQNLFIDGAFMIVNSTFKIFQYPEDLS